A window of the Microbacterium sp. AZCO genome harbors these coding sequences:
- a CDS encoding NACHT domain-containing protein → MTVGLPGDDAAAKIVGITKAALRLIGGSDLADAIADLIGIERVRVEAFVAQAERELASHRAAEFRDVSAPDREWAHEILTRAYRKLASQPDDRLVRESLVGPGAISALIIDGLDNKDRADLQEMPRDGTSYFNGLSQSIAHLVASWFRSNPVANRVAVSFALGETLSTLRSVLLTVDALESRLAPSSRPHWSVLWGSVRAAAAAEIARPPEYFPPGFDNQELGEGLNVVSLDEVRFARFSGRGLYWDETLSGERISVSASDFAAGELSILLGNPGSGKSTLARALVLDRLRSDKMALYCRLEDLAQLARTHADASAATLAIMAFARAARQVSTWSDCESIASGIQADASRPLVVLDGLDELVSAPEFADARRLAETLAADGYAVVVTSRISGYTQPWEAARKHLAIVPLDAAAQERFVTKWFAEPDHDGAHARFRLAQRQGTLDGAFQSPLTLGFACLLAGLGEVPMNRGDLFDRFIDHFLRAPWRHPEQQELDVARVGELKRAARTVAWAMASTRTQDDVTWADAAALSELADELESAAGYSIFAAGLLIPHGPVEPIGATQQTVRWLHRAVQENLVAQRLRTQIRQGTAGWRDTILRAALLPTWAGTLDQLLALIDDGPELHELMGTFTNVLRTGDTPDAAISSILAQATGKACTCPTRRREVANALAERGEWRLAYRADPVTAIEQLRDDVESRRAVTIGYDWLTVYGSSEASAGELIDFAWQSGLQDPYLCAVATWRSLARNPDADLDLHLNPLIAERLGWHSLVPLPEDQRWRVAGWVNRRLFDESQATRLDGSVEHLSWGDAYLLVETAFGQADMPSAEAFSGHLRLAAEFAATNRNRTHDFVALRPYIDGRTFSGFEAGIIGAHLELSGAWAADFDEGAKGMGRLDLRYCCDPEGWNESFHLTALSQQLAIEIVRLHADGNLPGTLSQIESAQWALLVLERQPSVEVCRPMYQMRRRITESRGLAHMYMDPSLATRALNAQPWFEAGLEVLGSPSADRTWDGLCLIWAAVMKAESAIDPDSVDDEAVRELFEAGVDRFFSPETTPSDMWDFELPDRVPTRLLKHLATVAIERTSQLGPEATWHALRTVERAVLPAGLLPNFFNRLAVRPSL, encoded by the coding sequence GTGACGGTAGGACTTCCAGGCGATGACGCCGCCGCGAAGATTGTTGGAATCACGAAGGCCGCGCTCCGGCTCATTGGCGGAAGCGATTTGGCGGACGCTATCGCGGACTTGATCGGTATTGAGAGGGTCCGGGTTGAGGCGTTCGTGGCTCAGGCAGAACGGGAACTGGCTTCTCATCGTGCCGCAGAGTTTCGCGACGTTTCAGCACCAGACCGAGAATGGGCGCATGAGATCTTGACACGCGCGTACCGGAAGTTGGCATCCCAGCCTGACGATCGTCTGGTTCGGGAGAGCCTCGTCGGACCGGGCGCAATCTCCGCCCTAATCATTGACGGCCTGGATAACAAGGACCGTGCTGATCTTCAAGAGATGCCACGTGATGGAACGAGCTATTTCAACGGACTATCACAGTCGATTGCACATCTTGTTGCCTCCTGGTTTCGATCGAATCCAGTCGCGAATCGCGTCGCCGTCTCCTTCGCACTCGGCGAAACTCTATCGACCCTGCGGTCAGTTCTCCTTACGGTGGACGCGCTTGAGTCACGCCTCGCGCCGTCGTCCAGGCCCCATTGGTCAGTTTTGTGGGGGTCCGTGCGGGCCGCCGCCGCTGCGGAGATTGCCCGCCCACCCGAGTACTTTCCTCCCGGGTTCGACAATCAGGAGCTTGGCGAAGGGTTGAACGTTGTCTCACTTGATGAGGTGCGGTTCGCCAGATTCTCGGGCCGCGGACTGTACTGGGACGAGACTCTGTCTGGCGAGCGTATCTCCGTGAGCGCGAGCGATTTCGCGGCCGGCGAGCTTTCGATCCTGCTAGGCAACCCCGGCTCTGGCAAATCGACGCTCGCGCGCGCGCTCGTACTTGACCGCCTGAGGTCGGACAAGATGGCACTCTATTGTCGGCTCGAAGACCTCGCCCAGCTGGCGAGAACGCACGCAGATGCTAGTGCGGCAACTCTGGCGATCATGGCTTTCGCGCGAGCCGCTCGTCAGGTGTCCACTTGGTCGGACTGTGAATCGATTGCGAGCGGGATTCAAGCTGACGCGTCGCGGCCCCTCGTGGTCTTGGACGGTCTGGACGAGCTCGTCTCGGCGCCCGAATTCGCCGATGCTCGCCGACTGGCGGAGACGCTGGCAGCCGACGGCTACGCAGTCGTAGTTACATCGCGCATCTCCGGCTACACCCAACCCTGGGAGGCCGCAAGGAAGCATCTGGCCATCGTTCCCCTCGATGCAGCAGCTCAGGAAAGATTCGTGACCAAGTGGTTCGCCGAGCCCGACCACGATGGTGCGCACGCCCGTTTCCGCCTGGCCCAACGCCAGGGCACTCTGGACGGGGCGTTCCAAAGCCCGCTGACGTTGGGCTTCGCATGTCTGTTGGCAGGCCTGGGCGAAGTCCCGATGAATCGTGGAGACCTCTTCGACCGATTCATCGATCACTTCTTGCGGGCACCTTGGCGGCATCCGGAGCAGCAAGAGCTGGATGTCGCGAGAGTCGGGGAGCTCAAGCGCGCCGCGAGGACCGTGGCATGGGCGATGGCGAGCACCCGAACCCAGGATGACGTGACATGGGCAGACGCGGCCGCCCTTTCCGAGCTCGCCGACGAGCTCGAGTCGGCTGCCGGATACTCAATCTTCGCCGCCGGCTTGCTAATCCCGCATGGACCAGTAGAACCCATCGGTGCGACCCAACAAACCGTTCGATGGCTGCATAGGGCTGTGCAGGAGAATCTGGTCGCGCAGCGGCTGCGCACCCAGATAAGGCAGGGCACAGCGGGGTGGCGGGACACAATTCTACGCGCAGCTCTCCTGCCAACCTGGGCCGGTACGCTCGATCAACTCTTGGCGCTCATCGACGACGGCCCGGAGCTTCACGAGCTGATGGGAACCTTTACAAACGTTCTCCGCACAGGCGATACTCCGGACGCCGCGATCTCCTCAATCCTTGCTCAGGCCACGGGCAAGGCGTGCACCTGCCCGACCCGCAGACGAGAGGTCGCGAACGCGCTTGCGGAACGGGGTGAGTGGCGACTTGCTTATCGTGCCGACCCTGTCACCGCGATTGAACAGTTACGCGACGATGTTGAGTCTCGTCGAGCAGTGACGATTGGCTACGACTGGTTGACTGTTTATGGATCGAGCGAGGCGAGCGCGGGCGAATTGATCGATTTCGCATGGCAGTCTGGACTCCAAGATCCTTACCTCTGCGCCGTCGCGACGTGGCGCTCGCTTGCGCGCAACCCGGATGCAGATCTCGACCTTCATCTGAACCCTCTGATCGCAGAACGGCTGGGCTGGCATAGCCTCGTTCCGCTCCCTGAGGATCAGCGATGGCGCGTCGCAGGCTGGGTCAATCGACGCCTCTTCGATGAATCACAAGCAACGCGACTCGATGGTTCTGTCGAACACCTCTCCTGGGGAGACGCCTACCTGTTGGTAGAGACCGCGTTCGGACAAGCGGACATGCCGAGTGCGGAAGCATTCAGCGGTCACCTTCGGCTGGCGGCGGAGTTCGCAGCAACGAATCGGAACCGTACTCATGATTTCGTTGCACTTCGGCCCTACATTGACGGTCGCACGTTCTCTGGTTTTGAGGCAGGGATCATCGGCGCGCATCTAGAGCTAAGTGGCGCTTGGGCCGCCGATTTCGACGAGGGAGCCAAAGGGATGGGCCGGCTAGACCTGCGCTATTGCTGCGACCCAGAGGGATGGAACGAGTCCTTCCACCTCACAGCTCTATCGCAACAACTCGCGATAGAAATTGTCAGGTTGCATGCAGATGGAAACCTGCCTGGAACACTCAGCCAGATCGAGTCGGCCCAGTGGGCGCTCTTGGTCCTCGAGCGGCAGCCGAGTGTCGAAGTTTGTCGACCCATGTATCAGATGCGACGGCGTATAACCGAATCACGAGGCCTCGCGCACATGTACATGGATCCCAGTCTCGCAACGCGAGCGTTGAACGCCCAGCCGTGGTTCGAGGCTGGACTTGAAGTGCTGGGAAGTCCCAGCGCCGACCGAACGTGGGACGGTCTCTGCCTAATATGGGCGGCCGTCATGAAGGCCGAAAGCGCCATTGATCCAGACTCTGTCGACGACGAGGCGGTGCGCGAACTTTTCGAGGCCGGTGTCGATCGATTCTTCTCCCCCGAGACGACACCATCCGACATGTGGGACTTCGAACTTCCCGACAGAGTTCCGACCCGACTGCTCAAACACCTGGCGACCGTCGCGATCGAACGGACTAGTCAGCTCGGTCCAGAAGCTACCTGGCACGCCCTGCGAACCGTGGAGCGCGCGGTCCTGCCCGCAGGGCTACTACCAAACTTCTTCAACCGGTTGGCGGTACGTCCGAGTCTCTGA
- a CDS encoding ammonium transporter, protein MDQGNTTFILLSAALVLLMAPGLAFFYGGLVKAKSVISMMMMTFGAAGLIGVLWVLYGYAIAFPGSDGLVPPWSIDWSAIGLGSLLETPEGAAYPPLAFVAFQATFAIITVALISGAIADRAKFGSWMLFAGVWATIVYFPVASWVFNFGLADDGSFSYGGWITYGLQEIFGVGVIDFAGGTAVHINAGAAALALALVLGRRVGFRKGAHVPHNPPYVLLGAGLLWFGWFGFNGGSELAADGTAALVYVNTIAATAAALLAWLVVEKIKDGKPTSVGAASGAVAGLVAITPACAALDPVWAILLGIVAGAACALAIEVKYKWGFDDSLDVVGIHLVGGLIGTLYLGFFANGTGLFMGGDGTQLLVQAIAAFAVLGYSLILTFIIGLAIDKTIGFRVKSEDEIAGVDLAEHGEEGYVLEEKLV, encoded by the coding sequence ATGGATCAGGGAAACACCACATTCATCCTGCTGTCCGCTGCGCTCGTGCTGCTGATGGCACCCGGTCTGGCCTTCTTCTACGGAGGGCTCGTCAAGGCGAAGAGCGTCATCAGCATGATGATGATGACGTTCGGCGCTGCGGGCCTCATCGGCGTGCTGTGGGTGCTCTACGGCTATGCGATCGCGTTCCCCGGATCGGACGGCCTTGTGCCGCCCTGGTCTATCGACTGGTCGGCCATCGGGCTCGGGAGCCTGCTCGAGACGCCGGAGGGCGCGGCCTACCCACCGCTCGCCTTCGTCGCCTTCCAGGCCACCTTCGCGATCATCACGGTCGCGCTCATCTCGGGGGCGATCGCCGACCGCGCGAAGTTCGGATCGTGGATGCTGTTCGCCGGCGTGTGGGCGACGATCGTGTACTTCCCCGTCGCGAGCTGGGTCTTCAACTTCGGACTGGCCGACGACGGCAGCTTCTCTTACGGCGGCTGGATCACCTACGGGCTCCAGGAGATCTTCGGCGTCGGAGTCATCGACTTCGCCGGCGGCACGGCCGTCCACATCAACGCCGGCGCCGCCGCGCTCGCGCTCGCTCTCGTGCTCGGCCGCCGCGTCGGCTTCCGCAAGGGCGCGCACGTGCCGCACAACCCCCCGTACGTCCTCCTGGGCGCCGGCCTCCTGTGGTTCGGCTGGTTCGGCTTCAACGGCGGCTCCGAGCTCGCCGCCGACGGCACCGCGGCGCTCGTCTACGTCAACACCATCGCGGCAACCGCGGCTGCCCTGCTCGCATGGCTCGTTGTCGAGAAGATCAAAGACGGCAAGCCGACGTCCGTCGGCGCCGCGTCAGGAGCCGTCGCCGGCCTCGTCGCGATCACGCCCGCGTGCGCCGCGCTGGATCCCGTCTGGGCGATCCTGCTCGGCATCGTCGCCGGTGCGGCCTGCGCCCTCGCGATCGAGGTGAAGTACAAGTGGGGCTTCGACGACTCGCTCGACGTCGTCGGGATCCACCTCGTCGGCGGTCTGATCGGAACCCTGTACCTCGGCTTCTTCGCCAACGGCACGGGCCTGTTCATGGGCGGCGACGGGACACAGCTGCTCGTCCAGGCGATCGCCGCCTTCGCTGTCCTTGGCTACTCGCTCATCCTCACCTTCATCATCGGCCTCGCGATCGACAAGACGATCGGATTCCGTGTGAAGAGCGAGGACGAGATCGCCGGCGTCGACCTCGCCGAGCACGGCGAGGAAGGCTACGTGCTGGAGGAGAAGCTCGTCTGA
- the glnT gene encoding type III glutamate--ammonia ligase: MTLPAFAGSDVVTLPTAPRSLRERALADDVRFILAVFVDLNGKPCAKLVPVSAADELEAGELGFAGFAAGLIGQHPHDADLIAVPDLDSYAPIPFVREGLAIVHCDPYVEGEPWPFAPRVILKRALSRLAERGLSAKVGAEVEYFLVDRDENGRLTAADAKDEGLRSCYDARGVTRMYDHLAAVSDAMNALGWGNYANDHEDAPGQFEQNFAYDEALVTADRVITLRYLIGMLAEQRGMTATFMPKPFSDRAGSGLHFHLSLWEDDAPVFPGSADERGLGLSDLAYSFVAGMLDHAPGLQLFLAPSVNSYKRRGATTSASGATWSPKHATYGGNDRTHFIRVPDGNRIELRAADGSANPYLALAAVVHAGLDGIERDADPGDPCGPGEFRESSAVLPRTLLHAVQSLRDDAVLREALDGGRGVADYFADAKEDEFLGWHNTVTEWELDRYLTAY; this comes from the coding sequence ATGACCCTTCCCGCATTCGCCGGGAGTGACGTCGTCACACTCCCCACCGCCCCGCGGTCGCTGCGAGAGCGCGCACTGGCCGACGACGTGCGCTTCATCCTCGCGGTGTTCGTCGATCTCAACGGCAAACCCTGCGCGAAGCTCGTGCCGGTGTCGGCCGCCGACGAACTGGAGGCGGGTGAGCTCGGCTTCGCGGGCTTCGCCGCGGGGCTCATCGGACAGCACCCGCACGACGCCGACCTCATCGCCGTTCCCGATCTCGACTCCTATGCGCCGATCCCCTTCGTGCGCGAGGGGCTCGCGATCGTCCACTGCGATCCCTACGTCGAAGGCGAGCCGTGGCCGTTCGCGCCGCGCGTCATCCTCAAGCGCGCGCTCTCACGGCTCGCCGAGCGCGGGCTGTCTGCGAAGGTCGGCGCCGAAGTGGAGTACTTCCTCGTCGACCGCGACGAGAACGGCCGGCTCACCGCGGCCGACGCGAAGGACGAGGGCCTGCGCTCGTGCTACGACGCGCGCGGCGTGACGCGCATGTACGATCACCTGGCGGCGGTCAGCGACGCCATGAACGCGCTCGGCTGGGGCAATTACGCCAACGACCACGAAGACGCTCCCGGACAGTTCGAGCAGAACTTCGCGTACGACGAGGCGCTCGTCACCGCCGATCGGGTGATCACGCTGCGCTATCTCATCGGGATGCTGGCCGAGCAGCGGGGCATGACCGCGACCTTCATGCCGAAGCCGTTCAGCGACCGCGCGGGCAGCGGCCTGCACTTCCACCTGTCGCTGTGGGAGGACGACGCCCCGGTCTTCCCCGGCTCCGCCGACGAGCGAGGCCTCGGCCTCTCCGACCTCGCCTACTCGTTCGTCGCCGGCATGCTCGACCATGCGCCGGGGCTGCAGCTGTTCCTCGCGCCGAGCGTCAACTCGTACAAGCGCCGCGGCGCCACGACGAGCGCGTCCGGTGCCACGTGGTCGCCGAAGCACGCGACGTACGGCGGCAACGACCGCACGCACTTCATCCGCGTCCCGGACGGCAACCGCATCGAGCTGCGCGCGGCGGACGGATCGGCCAACCCGTACCTCGCCCTCGCCGCGGTCGTGCACGCGGGTCTCGACGGCATCGAGCGCGACGCCGACCCGGGCGACCCGTGCGGCCCCGGCGAGTTCCGCGAGAGCTCTGCTGTCCTCCCCCGCACGCTGCTCCACGCCGTGCAGTCGCTCCGCGACGACGCCGTCCTCCGCGAAGCGCTCGACGGCGGGCGCGGCGTCGCCGACTACTTCGCCGACGCCAAGGAGGACGAGTTCCTCGGCTGGCACAACACCGTCACGGAGTGGGAGCTCGACCGCTACCTCACGGCGTACTGA